In the Triticum aestivum cultivar Chinese Spring chromosome 2B, IWGSC CS RefSeq v2.1, whole genome shotgun sequence genome, tccctcgtctgcgttaaagccgtattgggaactgtgccgcccactgtcaaatcgaatactccctccgtctaggtgagtattaagtcatcttacgaaaaccaaatactagtaaacacataggcgtggtgcattaactctcaagttgtttcttactttttgacataaatagaggaatcaacaaagagatgtggggcttgtatgcttttaatgacttgagactgtcaaacatgacatgcagtggtcagtttgttgcacaagaacaaatacaacccacgtcagcacacgtgcatcttatagcatcacatccaatagctataaaagatgaatgagaccaaattatatctcatctagatgagttctagcaaaactgtattaataatacttagtactcctgcgccatgtatcacatattaggctggttgtaatggggagtatcatatactagtatcatgcatataatactagtgtatgatactatatccgtaatgcatggtatcatatgttggtatcatataggactacatttattgacatgcatgacacaaagtagtatatgaTACTCAAGCTCGAGTGCGGCGATAGAGCGCTCGTCCTCGCCTGCTCCCGTTAGTGCTGGCGAACTGGAGATCGACGCGTGGATGCGATGATTGCCTCCACTGGCACCGCGGGGGTACAACCGTACAAGGCAACAGTCGTATACACAAACAGGCCCGTCTTCGGGCCGGTAAGTCCGACGGTGGCTGCCTGATGTTCCATTTGTACATAACCAGCAACAACACGGTACTTAACCCGTTAACATGTAATGGCATCCAATTTGCATCTGACGGAAAAAAAACCATATCCCTTGATCCGCCGCACAAGTTCCCGAGCCCGCGGGCATGGCGATGGCGGAGGCGGAAAGCAATGGCTTCGAGTTCCTGTCGGATCCCGTGAACAGGTATGTTCCCTTCACTTTTCTTTCGCCTCTCCGTCCAAGATGCTGGCAGCGCCGTACAGGAAGACATCCAACTATTGCGGGTTGCTTTGTTTTTTGGTAGATTTCCACCGATGGATCTATCCCACGACAACTCCCTGGATTATGACGAAGGCGCTGAAGTTCTTATCCGTGCCCGATCAGATTCCAGCATGCGCGACGCTGGGGATGCAGCACTCACAGTGGTTGCCGATCTGAACAGTACTTGCGAAGCCATCGCCCTGACGGTGGCACCTTCAGAGACGTCAACAGGGAGGGACGATCCTCACGCGCCTGGATGGACAAGAAGGTATAACCTCTCAATCGCTCCGGTTTGCCCAGTTCGTAGTTGTTCTGAATTTTGATTTCCATTGCAAGATCTAACTGACAACCTATATCTGAAACTCCATATCACATATAGCAGACCGCTGCTGCCGGAGATTATGAGGGGATTATTGGTTTGCGTGCTTGCTTCC is a window encoding:
- the LOC123042691 gene encoding uncharacterized protein isoform X2 — protein: MAMAEAESNGFEFLSDPVNRFPPMDLSHDNSLDYDEGAEVLIRARSDSSMRDAGDAALTVVADLNSTCEAIALTVAPSETSTGRDDPHAPGWTRRVRVGRAPTERPPCAGRTTGNEKTPTVIVPVVGSTFDYYNLYSWETGFEISYGKSRLNVEWIEQNACRR
- the LOC123042691 gene encoding uncharacterized protein isoform X1, which encodes MFPSLFFRLSVQDAGSAVQEDIQLLRVALFFGRFPPMDLSHDNSLDYDEGAEVLIRARSDSSMRDAGDAALTVVADLNSTCEAIALTVAPSETSTGRDDPHAPGWTRRVRVGRAPTERPPCAGRTTGNEKTPTVIVPVVGSTFDYYNLYSWETGFEISYGKSRLNVEWIEQNACRR